A DNA window from Dictyoglomus sp. contains the following coding sequences:
- a CDS encoding YIP1 family protein → MKRLLFITLFISLILEITFGGTPYYTYIYNEKRRPVPSLPGFEPEKIITGESIGVNNFSSPQDLFVDKEGNMYIADTGNNRIVIVTSDFKLKKIIDSFNNNGKIDTFNLPTGLFKTDDGKIYIADSEKGRIVVLKEDGSLYKIIGKPEGDVIKTDFVYKPKKLAVDKLGRIYVVAENVVEGLIQFNVEGKFERFFGSNRVEVNPLDLFWRRVLTRRQRQQLALFIPIEYRNVTTDKDGFIYGCVRAYYNQVKRLNALGDNIIKQEGRTGSVYGDLYFGFTIRGEIVDIALDESDNLYVLDGRVGRIFVYNTLGDFLFVIGDLGNQKGQFSYPCAIAVYKNKIYVLDENKATITVFSPTYFGELVLKANSYYVQGYYGKAAEVWKEVVKLDTNYDLAYIGLGKNYLSKEEYKFAMDAFKLGFYPQGYSKALRGYRIEYMRKNFSKIMNALILFFVFIYILIKFWGDKIKEKFKKSLLFYTMFHPFDGFYELKKSKNSFKSSFIILIFLIVSFLIKRIFTSFHFNPERIEELNIILEVSKIVFPLLGWVIINWAITTIMDGKATMKNIWTFTLYSLFPIALFNIPQTLLSHVFTLEEIGFYGIIGTLASLWSLFLLFSGIIVTQDYTLGKALGTSLLTVVGILFVMFIGIVFFGTFQQFLRFIYTLYLEIKYMTL, encoded by the coding sequence ATGAAAAGATTATTATTTATTACTCTTTTTATAAGTTTAATTTTGGAAATTACCTTTGGGGGTACTCCTTATTATACTTACATTTATAATGAGAAAAGAAGACCTGTCCCTTCTCTTCCTGGATTTGAACCTGAAAAGATAATAACAGGTGAAAGTATAGGGGTTAATAATTTTTCTTCCCCTCAAGATCTTTTCGTAGATAAAGAAGGGAATATGTATATTGCAGATACAGGAAATAACAGAATAGTTATTGTTACATCAGATTTTAAACTTAAAAAAATTATAGATAGTTTTAATAATAATGGAAAAATAGATACCTTTAATCTGCCTACAGGATTGTTTAAAACTGATGATGGCAAAATCTATATTGCTGATTCTGAAAAGGGGAGAATTGTAGTATTAAAGGAAGATGGAAGTTTATATAAAATTATTGGGAAGCCCGAAGGAGATGTTATAAAAACAGATTTTGTTTACAAACCTAAAAAATTGGCTGTAGATAAATTAGGTCGCATATATGTAGTTGCAGAAAACGTAGTAGAAGGTCTTATACAATTTAATGTGGAAGGAAAATTTGAAAGATTCTTTGGAAGTAATAGAGTAGAAGTAAATCCTCTGGATCTTTTTTGGAGAAGAGTTCTTACAAGGAGACAGCGTCAACAATTAGCTCTATTTATTCCCATAGAATATAGAAATGTCACTACAGATAAGGATGGATTCATATATGGATGTGTAAGAGCCTACTATAATCAAGTTAAAAGGTTAAATGCCCTTGGAGACAATATTATAAAGCAAGAAGGAAGAACAGGGAGTGTTTATGGTGATCTTTATTTTGGATTTACTATAAGGGGAGAAATTGTGGATATTGCCCTAGATGAATCTGATAATCTTTATGTTTTAGATGGAAGAGTAGGAAGAATATTTGTATACAATACCTTAGGAGATTTTCTCTTTGTGATAGGAGATCTGGGAAATCAAAAGGGGCAATTTTCCTATCCCTGCGCTATTGCTGTTTATAAAAATAAAATTTATGTTCTTGATGAAAATAAAGCAACAATAACGGTTTTTTCTCCTACATATTTTGGAGAATTGGTTTTAAAAGCAAATTCTTATTATGTGCAAGGATATTACGGAAAAGCAGCGGAAGTCTGGAAAGAGGTAGTAAAGTTAGACACCAACTATGATTTAGCTTATATAGGTCTTGGAAAGAATTATCTTTCTAAAGAGGAATATAAATTTGCAATGGATGCCTTTAAGCTAGGGTTTTATCCCCAGGGATATTCAAAGGCATTGAGGGGATATAGAATTGAATATATGAGAAAAAATTTCTCGAAAATTATGAATGCTTTAATATTGTTTTTTGTCTTTATTTATATTTTAATTAAGTTCTGGGGAGATAAAATAAAAGAAAAATTTAAAAAATCCCTTTTATTTTACACAATGTTCCATCCCTTTGATGGATTTTATGAACTCAAAAAAAGCAAAAATTCCTTCAAATCTTCTTTTATAATTTTAATTTTCTTAATAGTTTCCTTCTTAATTAAGAGAATATTTACAAGTTTCCATTTTAATCCTGAGAGAATCGAGGAACTGAATATAATTCTTGAAGTCAGTAAAATAGTATTTCCTTTATTAGGGTGGGTGATAATAAATTGGGCTATAACCACAATAATGGATGGAAAGGCGACAATGAAAAATATCTGGACTTTTACTCTTTATTCTCTTTTTCCTATAGCGTTGTTTAATATACCTCAGACTTTATTAAGTCATGTCTTTACCTTAGAAGAAATAGGATTTTACGGGATTATAGGAACTTTAGCTTCTCTTTGGAGTTTATTCCTTTTATTCTCTGGAATAATTGTTACTCAGGATTATACATTGGGTAAAGCTTTGGGTACTTCTCTTCTTACTGTGGTAGGGATACTTTTTGTTATGTTTATAGGCATAGTATTTTTTGGTACTTTTCAGCAATTCTTAAGATTTATATATACCCTTTATCTTGAGATAAAGTATATGACCTTGTAG
- a CDS encoding carbohydrate ABC transporter permease: MKEKINRSIWGNLIVSFVLIVVAIFMALPLVYSIMNAFKPLDELFLFPPRLFVRKPTFKNFSDLFYLMSTSFVPFSRYIFNSIFISFFGTLGHVLIASMAAYPLAKHRFPGSKILFNLVIFSLMFSGYVTNIPRFIIMSKLHLLDSYLSLILPYIGATLGLFLMKQFMEQIPDSYIESARIDGANEFKIWWYVIMPNVKPAWLTLILFSFREIWNDTYTPALYIHNEALKPFSLALTYIQQGGFVRAGAGAAAAVLMLIPSILIFLITQSNVMETMKSAGIKG; this comes from the coding sequence ATGAAAGAAAAGATAAATAGATCTATATGGGGAAATTTAATAGTCTCTTTTGTGTTGATAGTTGTTGCTATATTCATGGCTCTCCCTTTAGTATATTCTATAATGAATGCCTTTAAACCTTTAGATGAACTTTTTCTCTTTCCCCCAAGACTTTTTGTAAGAAAACCAACTTTTAAAAATTTTTCTGACCTTTTTTATCTTATGAGTACCTCTTTTGTTCCCTTTTCTAGATATATATTTAATAGTATTTTTATAAGTTTTTTTGGGACCCTGGGGCATGTTCTTATTGCATCTATGGCTGCATATCCTCTTGCAAAACATAGATTTCCTGGCAGTAAAATACTTTTTAATTTAGTTATTTTCTCTCTTATGTTCTCAGGCTATGTGACTAACATTCCTAGATTTATAATAATGTCAAAACTTCATCTTCTTGATTCCTATCTCTCTCTAATTCTTCCCTATATTGGTGCTACCCTTGGTTTATTTCTTATGAAACAGTTTATGGAACAAATTCCTGATTCCTATATAGAGTCTGCACGGATCGATGGTGCAAATGAATTTAAAATTTGGTGGTATGTGATAATGCCTAATGTAAAACCTGCTTGGCTTACTTTGATTCTTTTCTCTTTTCGTGAAATCTGGAATGATACTTATACTCCTGCTCTTTATATTCATAATGAGGCTCTAAAGCCTTTTTCTCTAGCTTTGACTTATATTCAGCAAGGGGGCTTTGTTAGAGCTGGTGCTGGAGCTGCTGCAGCGGTCTTAATGTTAATACCTTCGATTCTGATCTTCCTAATTACTCAAAGTAATGTAATGGAGACTATGAAATCAGCAGGTATAAAGGGGTAA
- a CDS encoding sugar ABC transporter permease has product MKRDKIKNIWKEIKKNRESYFLILPYFVLFFIFVVIPVLFGAILSFTNYNIIQAPKFIGWSNYRRLFLEDDIFLIAFQNTFKFALITGPISYFACLFFAWLINELSPKIRAIATLLYYAPALSSSIFFIWTYIFSGDVYGLLNGILMNLGIIKEPIYWLQDPNINLYVLMLIQLWMSLGTSFLAFIAGFQTIDRSLYEAGAIDGIRNRWQELWYITLPSMKPQLIFGAIMQVTASFAVADISATLIGFPSPLYSAHTIVLHMWDYGSIRYEMGYASAIAVILFLITVTINQGVRRILRSD; this is encoded by the coding sequence ATGAAAAGAGATAAAATAAAAAATATTTGGAAAGAAATTAAGAAAAATAGGGAATCCTATTTTTTAATTCTCCCATATTTTGTATTATTTTTTATTTTTGTTGTTATTCCTGTATTATTTGGAGCTATATTGAGTTTTACTAACTATAATATAATTCAAGCTCCCAAATTTATAGGTTGGTCTAATTATAGAAGACTTTTTCTTGAAGATGATATATTTTTAATAGCCTTTCAGAACACCTTTAAATTTGCTTTGATTACAGGTCCTATTAGTTATTTTGCTTGTCTCTTCTTTGCGTGGTTAATAAACGAGTTGTCTCCTAAGATACGAGCTATTGCAACCCTTCTATACTATGCTCCTGCCCTTTCTTCCTCGATCTTTTTCATCTGGACCTATATTTTTTCTGGCGATGTTTATGGACTTCTTAATGGGATTTTAATGAATCTTGGAATTATTAAAGAACCTATTTATTGGTTACAGGATCCTAACATAAATCTTTATGTATTAATGCTTATTCAACTTTGGATGAGCTTAGGGACAAGCTTTTTGGCATTTATAGCAGGGTTTCAGACCATTGATAGATCCTTATATGAAGCAGGAGCTATAGATGGAATTCGAAATAGATGGCAGGAACTTTGGTATATAACATTACCTTCTATGAAACCTCAGCTTATATTTGGAGCTATTATGCAAGTTACTGCTTCTTTTGCCGTTGCTGATATTTCTGCAACTCTTATTGGGTTTCCTAGTCCTTTATACTCTGCCCATACTATTGTTCTTCATATGTGGGATTATGGAAGTATAAGATATGAGATGGGATATGCATCTGCTATTGCAGTTATTTTATTCCTGATTACTGTTACTATTAATCAAGGGGTAAGAAGAATCCTAAGATCTGACTAA
- a CDS encoding extracellular solute-binding protein encodes MRIRIYKILKYIGIIILIIFNLKTPLFSQTEFLEFISKKNNYDAYLKKFKELKRPKDVIFIPAVNYKSFKDCIVEKRTDLTDDGHPVLYISDGGYVEWEFLIKEEGFYNIAIKYYPIKGKNSSIEREIIIDGKRPFNEARVVRFERIWKDAGSPIKDNRGNELRPAQIEDPRWEEKLIEDSEGLYNEPFLFYFKKGKHVLRLNSIKEPFVIDYIKIFNKPEVRNYEILKREYLDNNYPIPKGVFIKIQGEKANSKSEPTLYPISDRSNPLNEPYDFRRKVLNIIGGYNWRNAGQWIEWKFKVPEDGLYKIGIKFRQNSNPGIPTERTLYIDGEIPFEEAKSIRFTYDTNWQFMYLGDKESYLFYLKKGEHTIRLKVSYGLIAEIIRKVWQSSIDLSQLYTKIVMITGPNPDPLRDYLLDQHIPDLIPTLEENAKILRENAEKIIKISGKRASESALLERVALQLEGMAKEPETIAQRLQRYRDNLSALSSWVLSIREQPLDIDYIVIASLEQSIPRILPNFAEKFIDGLKKFFISFIENYNVIGSLYDREKSINVWVQMGRDQAETLKILIDTDFTPKTGIGVNLNIIPNESVLLFAVASQENPPDVALNVSRTLAIDYGIRGALVDLSRLSGFDEVRKRFADSALVPYQFRDKVYGLPMTQDFPIIFYRGDILERLKIKIPETWEELYEAIAKLQGYNLQFGAGPGNATSFDIFNMLLLQRGGRYYDEDGKKCLLNNEEGIDAFKEWTNLYTLFGIPLYYDFFNRFRTGEMPIGIANYTLYNAFKVAAPEISGLWGIAPLPGRKKGNYIDRSMSGNSNAVLIFKNTKKLNESWEFVKWWLSTEIQARFGRELEALLGAGARYNTSNLEAISYLPWPSSDYRVLSEQWKYLKEIPVVPGSYYISRHLDNAFREVVMLGELPREAIEKYTREINKEISRKREEFGL; translated from the coding sequence ATGAGAATAAGAATATACAAAATATTAAAATATATAGGAATTATCATATTAATTATTTTTAATCTTAAAACTCCTCTTTTTTCTCAAACAGAGTTTCTTGAATTTATAAGCAAAAAAAATAATTATGATGCCTATTTAAAAAAATTTAAAGAACTTAAAAGGCCAAAGGATGTTATCTTTATTCCTGCTGTTAATTATAAATCTTTTAAAGACTGCATTGTGGAAAAAAGAACTGATCTTACCGATGATGGTCACCCTGTTTTATATATTAGTGATGGGGGATATGTAGAATGGGAGTTTTTAATAAAAGAAGAAGGATTTTATAATATAGCTATAAAATATTATCCCATAAAAGGAAAAAATTCTAGCATTGAGAGAGAGATAATCATTGATGGAAAGAGACCCTTTAATGAAGCAAGGGTTGTAAGATTTGAAAGGATATGGAAAGATGCAGGCTCTCCTATTAAAGATAATAGAGGGAATGAACTACGACCTGCTCAAATAGAAGATCCAAGATGGGAAGAAAAATTGATAGAGGATTCCGAAGGTTTGTATAATGAACCATTTTTATTCTATTTTAAAAAAGGAAAACATGTTCTACGCTTAAACTCTATTAAAGAACCTTTTGTAATTGATTACATAAAAATATTTAATAAGCCCGAAGTTAGAAATTATGAAATTTTAAAAAGGGAATACTTAGATAATAATTATCCTATTCCCAAGGGAGTTTTTATAAAGATTCAAGGAGAAAAGGCAAATTCTAAATCAGAACCTACTCTTTACCCTATCTCTGATAGATCTAATCCTTTGAATGAGCCCTATGATTTTAGGAGAAAGGTCTTAAATATAATTGGAGGATATAATTGGAGAAATGCAGGACAGTGGATTGAATGGAAATTTAAAGTTCCAGAAGATGGGCTTTATAAAATTGGAATAAAATTTAGACAAAATTCAAATCCTGGAATTCCCACAGAAAGAACCCTTTATATTGATGGAGAAATACCCTTTGAGGAGGCAAAAAGCATAAGATTTACATATGATACCAATTGGCAATTTATGTATCTTGGAGATAAAGAGTCCTATCTTTTCTATCTTAAAAAAGGAGAGCATACTATAAGATTAAAAGTTTCCTATGGGTTAATTGCTGAGATTATAAGAAAGGTTTGGCAAAGTTCCATTGACCTTTCTCAGCTTTATACTAAGATTGTTATGATAACAGGACCAAATCCTGATCCTTTAAGGGATTATCTTTTAGATCAACATATTCCAGATCTTATACCAACCCTTGAGGAAAATGCCAAAATATTAAGAGAAAATGCAGAAAAAATAATAAAGATAAGTGGAAAAAGAGCAAGTGAGTCCGCTCTTTTAGAAAGAGTTGCATTGCAACTAGAAGGAATGGCAAAGGAACCTGAGACTATTGCTCAAAGATTACAAAGATATAGAGACAATCTTTCCGCATTATCTTCATGGGTTCTTAGTATAAGGGAACAACCTTTAGATATAGATTATATAGTAATTGCATCTTTAGAGCAAAGTATTCCTCGAATTCTTCCAAATTTTGCTGAAAAGTTTATAGATGGTCTTAAAAAATTTTTTATTTCCTTTATAGAGAATTATAACGTTATTGGTTCACTATATGATAGGGAAAAATCCATAAATGTATGGGTACAAATGGGAAGGGATCAAGCAGAAACTCTAAAAATACTTATTGATACTGATTTTACTCCTAAAACAGGAATAGGGGTAAATTTAAATATAATTCCCAATGAATCGGTTTTACTTTTTGCAGTAGCTTCTCAGGAAAATCCACCTGATGTTGCTTTAAATGTTTCTCGTACCCTTGCCATAGATTATGGGATTAGAGGAGCTTTAGTAGATCTTTCTAGGCTTTCAGGTTTTGATGAGGTAAGGAAGAGATTTGCAGACTCAGCCTTAGTTCCTTATCAATTTCGTGATAAGGTATATGGATTACCTATGACTCAAGATTTTCCCATAATATTTTATAGGGGAGATATATTGGAAAGACTTAAGATAAAAATTCCTGAAACCTGGGAAGAACTTTATGAGGCTATAGCAAAATTGCAAGGATATAATTTACAGTTTGGAGCAGGGCCAGGAAATGCTACAAGCTTTGATATATTTAACATGCTTCTTCTTCAAAGGGGAGGAAGATATTATGATGAAGATGGCAAAAAATGCCTACTTAATAATGAAGAGGGAATAGATGCCTTTAAAGAGTGGACAAATCTTTATACATTATTTGGTATTCCCCTTTATTATGATTTCTTTAACAGATTTAGAACAGGAGAAATGCCCATCGGTATAGCAAATTATACCCTTTATAATGCATTTAAGGTTGCAGCCCCTGAAATTAGTGGACTTTGGGGAATAGCACCTCTGCCAGGAAGGAAAAAAGGTAATTATATAGATAGATCAATGTCAGGAAATAGTAATGCTGTTCTAATCTTTAAAAATACAAAAAAGCTTAATGAATCCTGGGAATTTGTGAAGTGGTGGCTCTCAACAGAAATTCAAGCAAGATTTGGAAGGGAACTAGAAGCCTTGTTAGGGGCGGGAGCAAGATATAATACTTCTAATCTAGAGGCAATTTCTTATCTTCCTTGGCCCTCTTCAGATTATAGGGTTCTTTCGGAGCAGTGGAAATATCTTAAGGAAATTCCTGTAGTTCCTGGAAGTTATTATATTTCAAGACATCTTGATAACGCCTTTAGAGAGGTAGTAATGTTGGGAGAATTACCAAGGGAAGCTATTGAAAAATATACGAGAGAAATAAATAAGGAAATTAGCAGAAAGAGAGAAGAATTTGGGCTTTAG
- a CDS encoding extracellular solute-binding protein: MKKSSLFILSLLILFILTAILPGFGQRIYTVKIGNYTLNIDTQKYRGKTIYMWQFWPEEEQSSIPGIRSGKQVREEFERITGAKVQIVYTTWENYRPKLSAAILSGSGADVVYIGAGEKPTWMMKKMLLPLNKYINFKDKNLWDAAGFRDSTIKFFTWKGQVYAVTNIYNDNVFPYILYYNKEKFEMNGLPDPLELYKQGKWTWDAFFSLGSKLTQDTNGDGKIDQWAYATWAVVQPFLYTNDVEVVRYIGGKPVFAMDNPKAYRAFQAIYDMDAKYKMRPADWWNDPQGRFQKGITCMDYWGPWELTSMRQALGKKLGIVPFPKGPDSKKKSADMADDGAWAIASSSKDPELAALWLLYMLLPTDKEKEAIVKSQIEKVGGKENYDLLLDAATRAQIDPISGIPGFWDLLNQIDYANPAKSIKALKPKFQSAIDAILEGLK; this comes from the coding sequence ATGAAAAAATCCTCTTTATTTATTCTTTCCTTACTAATTCTTTTTATTTTGACTGCTATTCTTCCAGGTTTTGGCCAAAGAATATATACTGTAAAGATCGGAAATTACACTCTTAACATTGATACTCAAAAATATAGAGGAAAGACTATCTACATGTGGCAGTTTTGGCCAGAGGAGGAACAAAGCAGTATTCCTGGAATAAGATCAGGAAAGCAAGTTAGAGAAGAATTTGAAAGAATTACAGGAGCAAAGGTTCAAATAGTTTATACTACTTGGGAAAATTATAGACCTAAACTTAGTGCAGCAATTCTTTCAGGTAGTGGGGCAGATGTGGTTTATATTGGTGCAGGAGAAAAACCTACTTGGATGATGAAAAAAATGCTTTTGCCTTTAAACAAATATATTAATTTTAAAGATAAGAATTTATGGGATGCAGCAGGATTTAGGGATAGTACTATTAAATTTTTCACTTGGAAAGGACAAGTTTATGCAGTAACAAATATTTATAATGACAATGTTTTTCCATATATTCTTTACTATAACAAGGAAAAATTTGAGATGAATGGTCTTCCTGATCCTCTAGAACTTTATAAACAGGGTAAATGGACTTGGGATGCCTTTTTCTCTCTTGGTTCAAAATTAACTCAAGATACTAATGGCGATGGGAAAATAGATCAATGGGCTTATGCTACTTGGGCAGTGGTTCAACCTTTCCTTTATACCAATGATGTAGAGGTTGTAAGATATATAGGTGGCAAACCAGTCTTTGCCATGGATAATCCTAAAGCATATAGAGCCTTTCAAGCTATTTATGATATGGATGCAAAATATAAAATGAGACCTGCAGATTGGTGGAATGATCCTCAAGGAAGATTTCAAAAGGGAATTACCTGTATGGATTATTGGGGACCTTGGGAGTTAACTTCTATGAGGCAGGCATTGGGCAAAAAATTAGGAATTGTACCATTCCCTAAGGGACCTGATAGCAAGAAAAAGAGTGCTGATATGGCAGATGATGGGGCATGGGCTATCGCTTCTTCCTCAAAGGATCCAGAACTTGCTGCTCTTTGGCTTCTTTATATGCTATTGCCCACAGATAAAGAAAAGGAAGCTATTGTAAAGAGTCAGATTGAAAAAGTAGGAGGAAAGGAAAATTATGATCTATTATTAGATGCTGCTACAAGAGCTCAAATAGATCCTATCTCTGGAATTCCTGGTTTTTGGGATCTTTTAAATCAAATAGATTATGCTAATCCTGCAAAGTCTATTAAGGCTTTAAAGCCTAAATTCCAATCTGCCATCGATGCCATACTAGAAGGACTTAAATAA
- a CDS encoding AraC family transcriptional regulator, whose amino-acid sequence MNKDKKQLRELLPHGEPDFPFFVHENIFIYNNGVFNPHWHNEFEILYLEKGRAKFYIDGKEFILADNQFLFVNCGSIHSGEELEKTMAYAIVFDLRLLCSEEPDSCKHKFFVPLRDGKFLVPSFINDEILQRNVYKIIEIFKVKPYGYELLIKALLYEIFWEIFNRYITKSSFSGELISKLEKIKDVLIYIDINYQKPITLEELSEKANISKFYLCRIFKDLLHMSPIEYINKVRVEKATEFLRNTDMSISDIAFECGFNNISYFIKVFKTYMKITPLKYRKGLSLGEY is encoded by the coding sequence TTGAATAAAGATAAAAAACAATTAAGGGAGCTACTTCCCCATGGAGAGCCTGATTTTCCTTTTTTTGTTCATGAAAACATATTTATATATAATAATGGAGTCTTTAATCCTCATTGGCACAATGAGTTTGAGATTTTATATTTGGAAAAGGGAAGAGCAAAATTCTACATTGACGGAAAGGAATTTATATTAGCAGATAATCAATTTCTCTTTGTAAATTGCGGTTCCATACATTCTGGAGAGGAATTAGAAAAAACCATGGCTTATGCCATAGTGTTTGATTTAAGACTTCTTTGCTCTGAAGAGCCAGATTCCTGTAAGCATAAGTTTTTTGTTCCCTTGCGAGATGGAAAATTTTTAGTTCCTAGTTTTATTAATGATGAGATTCTACAAAGGAATGTTTATAAGATAATAGAAATATTTAAAGTAAAACCCTATGGATATGAACTTCTCATTAAAGCTCTACTCTATGAAATTTTCTGGGAGATTTTCAATAGATATATAACTAAAAGTTCCTTTAGTGGAGAGTTAATTTCAAAACTTGAAAAAATAAAGGATGTTTTGATTTATATCGATATAAATTATCAAAAGCCAATCACTTTAGAAGAACTTAGTGAAAAGGCTAATATTAGTAAATTTTATCTTTGCAGAATATTTAAAGATCTTTTGCATATGAGTCCCATAGAGTATATAAATAAAGTTCGAGTAGAAAAAGCTACAGAATTTTTGAGAAATACAGATATGAGTATCTCTGATATTGCCTTTGAATGTGGCTTTAATAATATTAGTTATTTTATAAAAGTTTTTAAAACATATATGAAGATCACTCCTTTAAAATATAGAAAAGGTCTTAGCTTGGGAGAATATTAA
- a CDS encoding aldo/keto reductase, whose product MEKREFKNKEFISIIGLGGVAVMNEEQKFANKLVAELIDRGINYFDVAPSYGNAEERLGPALRGKRKKVFLACKTGERTKEGAWKELHESLKRLETDYFDLYQLHAMTTEEDFEKAMGPNGAMEAFLKAKEEGKIRYIGFSAHSVEIALKLLDTFNFDSILFPINWVLYFNENFGPQVVNKAREKGTTVLAIKPFAKELIPEGKERPFNKCWYIPVDDKELAELALRFTLSQPVASAIPPGEHKFLMWALEIAENFKPITEEEINYLKEKAKGLNSIFKLAV is encoded by the coding sequence ATGGAAAAAAGAGAATTTAAAAATAAAGAATTTATTTCAATAATCGGTCTGGGAGGGGTAGCAGTAATGAATGAGGAACAAAAATTCGCAAATAAATTAGTTGCAGAACTTATTGATAGAGGAATAAACTATTTTGATGTGGCACCTTCCTATGGAAATGCGGAAGAAAGATTAGGACCTGCTTTAAGAGGAAAAAGAAAAAAAGTATTTCTTGCATGTAAAACAGGAGAAAGAACAAAAGAAGGTGCCTGGAAAGAACTTCATGAATCTTTAAAGAGATTAGAAACAGATTATTTTGATCTATATCAACTTCATGCAATGACTACAGAAGAAGATTTTGAAAAAGCAATGGGGCCTAACGGAGCCATGGAAGCTTTTCTAAAAGCAAAAGAGGAGGGAAAAATAAGATACATAGGTTTTTCTGCTCACTCTGTAGAGATAGCACTAAAGCTTTTAGATACCTTCAATTTTGATTCCATTTTGTTTCCTATAAATTGGGTGCTTTACTTCAATGAAAATTTTGGCCCTCAGGTAGTAAATAAAGCAAGAGAAAAAGGAACAACAGTTTTAGCTATAAAACCCTTTGCAAAAGAATTAATTCCTGAAGGAAAAGAAAGACCTTTTAATAAATGCTGGTATATTCCTGTCGATGATAAAGAATTAGCAGAATTAGCTTTAAGATTTACCTTATCCCAACCTGTAGCCTCTGCTATTCCTCCAGGAGAACATAAGTTTTTAATGTGGGCTCTAGAAATTGCTGAGAATTTCAAGCCAATAACAGAAGAAGAAATAAACTATTTAAAAGAAAAAGCAAAGGGATTAAATTCCATATTCAAATTAGCAGTTTAA
- the trxB gene encoding thioredoxin-disulfide reductase yields MDFLLIPKKEEEIEPEQDVIIIGGGPAGLTAGIYTGRARLKTLLIEESLIGGLAALTAVIENYPGFPEGITGKELSKRLEEQAKKFGTKILEAKVLKLSIEGYWKIVETTKGIYKALSIIICSGTKPKKLGVPGENEFLGKGVSYCAICDGAFFTGKKVAVVGGGDAAVEEALYLSRIAEEVIIIHRRDELRAEKITQEKAFANPKIKFLWSHIVKAIEGDKKVERLILEDLKTKEEKILPIDGVFIYIGLSPQTELYTSLLNLDNNGFIITDENMQTSVPGIFAAGDIRVKPLRQIVTALGDGAIAGISASKYIEEIKFKGGIKNGITKR; encoded by the coding sequence TTGGATTTCCTTTTAATACCAAAAAAGGAAGAAGAGATAGAGCCTGAACAAGATGTTATTATAATTGGGGGAGGACCAGCAGGTCTTACCGCAGGAATCTATACAGGTAGAGCTCGTTTAAAAACTCTCCTTATAGAGGAATCTCTAATAGGGGGACTTGCTGCATTAACTGCTGTTATTGAAAATTATCCTGGATTTCCCGAAGGAATCACAGGAAAAGAACTTTCTAAGCGTCTAGAAGAACAAGCGAAGAAATTTGGAACAAAAATTTTAGAAGCAAAGGTTTTAAAGTTATCCATTGAGGGATATTGGAAAATTGTAGAAACCACAAAAGGAATTTATAAAGCTCTTTCAATAATTATTTGTAGTGGAACAAAGCCCAAAAAATTAGGTGTTCCTGGAGAAAATGAGTTTTTGGGTAAAGGAGTTTCCTACTGTGCTATCTGCGATGGTGCCTTCTTTACAGGAAAAAAAGTTGCAGTTGTTGGAGGAGGAGATGCTGCAGTGGAAGAAGCTTTATATTTGTCAAGAATTGCAGAAGAAGTGATTATTATTCATAGAAGAGATGAATTAAGAGCAGAAAAAATTACCCAGGAAAAAGCCTTTGCCAATCCTAAAATTAAGTTCTTATGGAGCCATATAGTGAAAGCAATAGAAGGAGATAAAAAAGTAGAAAGATTAATATTAGAGGATCTAAAAACAAAAGAAGAAAAAATCTTACCTATAGATGGAGTTTTTATATACATTGGACTTTCTCCTCAAACGGAACTATATACTTCTCTCTTGAATTTAGATAATAACGGATTTATTATTACTGATGAGAATATGCAAACCTCTGTCCCTGGTATTTTTGCAGCAGGAGACATTAGGGTCAAACCCTTAAGACAAATTGTCACAGCTTTAGGCGATGGTGCCATTGCAGGCATCTCTGCCAGTAAATATATTGAAGAAATAAAATTTAAAGGAGGAATTAAAAATGGCATTACTAAAAGATGA